In Primulina huaijiensis isolate GDHJ02 chromosome 4, ASM1229523v2, whole genome shotgun sequence, a genomic segment contains:
- the LOC140975339 gene encoding probable protein S-acyltransferase 22 has product MRKHGWQLPYHPLQVVAVAVFIALGFAFYVFFAPFLGKQLFQYIAMGIYTPLIIFVFGLYVWCTAVDPADSGVFRSKKYLKIPDNKKQPKLNVPILGGRSNSSIQDANTTITREHTNEESEYDVHSTAICDAEPEKKNPSLHHKPFFTALLALLPCAYVCNSHEESSEQQMSEDGMFYCSLCEVEVYKYSKHCRVCDKCVDRFDHHCRWLNNCIGKRNYRKFITLMCSALLLFILQWSTGILVLICCFLERKRFSKDISSKLGSSFTMVPFVIVLSVCTILAMIATLPLAQLFFFHILLIKKGISTYDYIIALREQDQAGGQQSPQMSPVSSITGLSSASSFNTFHRAAWCTPPPLFLEDQFDVVPPETGSVSSLGKKMVVEEPSKKKNHAAVKISPWALARLNAEDVSKAAAEARKKSKILRPVARQEAPYSLETDSSFGSSGRRMAPNPDNSRKKGSKRIRLPTEIPYISSVDAKSKRDNHMIISETSASLMPVQLETRSAFRPGRTMPSSTGNVASSPDSSLGSPDVHPFRGSSLGVEEARLSAAAMVNQNEIPLSRSTSGGYDASGGEDSDQVPTRILHRSSNWSSHLFGTEQDRTAKKFMPPSSSTMSYHRKV; this is encoded by the exons ATGAGGAAGCATGGATGGCAGCTTCCCTACCATCCTCTCCAG GTGGTAGCTGTTGCTGTTTTTATTGCTTTGGGATTTGCTTTCTATGTTTTCTTTGCCCCGTTTCTGGGAAAGCAGTTGTTCCAATACATAGCTATGGGAATTTACACTCCTCTT ATTATATTTGTGTTTGGCCTCTATGTATGGTGCACAGCTGTTGATCCTGCGGATTCAGGAGTCTTTAGATCGAAGAAATACCTTAAAATTCCTGACAACAAAAAACAACCCAAATTAAATGTGCCTATTCTCGGTGGAAGGTCAAATTCTTCAATTCAAGATGCCAATACTACTATAACCCGAGAGCATACGAATGAGGAGAGCGAATATGACGTTCATTCAACAGCAATATGTGATGCCGAACCTGAAAAGAAGAATCCCTCACTTCATCATAAGCCCTTCTTCACTGCTCTGCTTGCTTTATTGCCTTGTGCTTACGTTTGTAATTCTCATGAAGAATCTTCTGAGCAACAAATGAGTGAAGATGGGATGTTCTACTGTAGTTTGTGTGAAGTAGAG GTTTATAAGTACAGTAagcattgcagagtttgtgacAAATGCGTTGATCGTTTCGATCACCACTGCAGG TGGCTAAACAATTGCATAGGCAAAAGAAACTATCGAAAGTTTATTACACTCATGTGTTCTGCCCTGCTCCTG TTTATACTTCAATGGTCAACTGGAATCCTTGTGTTGATATGTTGTTTTCTTGAGAGGAAAAGATTCTCAAAGGACATTAGCTCCAAGTTAGGAAGCAGTTTCACCATGGTTCCTTTTGTTATTGTTCTG TCAGTCTGTACCATATTGGCAATGATTGCGACCCTGCCACTTGCTCAGCTCTTCTTCTTTCATATTCTTCTGATAAAGAAG GGAATTAGCACATACGATTATATTATAGCTCTCAGGGAGCAAGATCAAGCAGGAGGGCAGCAGAGTCCTCAGATGTCTCCTGTTAGTTCTATTACTGGATTAAGCAGTGCCAGCTCATTCAACACTTTCCATCGAGCTGCGTGGTGCACTCCTCCGCCTCTCTTCCTTGAAGATCAG TTCGACGTAGTCCCTCCTGAGACTGGATCTGTCAGTTCGCTTGGCAAAAAAATGGTTGTGGAGGAGCCATCAAAGAAAAAGAATCATGCTGCTGTAAAGATAAGTCCATGGGCGTTGGCACGTTTGAATGCCGAGGACGTGTCCAAGGCTGCTGCTGAGGCGAGAAAAAAGTCGAAGATTTTACGGCCTGTGGCAAGACAGGAAGCGCCTTATTCTCTTGAGACAGACAGTAGTTTTGGAAGTAGTGGACGTCGCATGGCCCCAAATCCTGATAATAGTAGAAAGAAAGGCAGCAAGCGAATTCGTCTTCCTACTGAGATTCCCTATATTTCGAGTGTAGATGCCAAAAGCAAGAGAGACAATCATATGATCATCTCTGAGACATCAGCAAGCTTGATGCCTGTACAACTTGAAACTAGAAGTGCTTTCAGGCCAGGACGAACCATGCCAAGCTCAACTGGTAATGTAGCTTCATCTCCTGACAGTAGCTTAGGTTCTCCTGATGTCCATCCTTTTCGAGGTTCCTCACTGGGAGTCGAAGAAGCTAGGCTATCGGCTGCTGCCATGGTTAATCAGAACGAAATCCCATTATCAAGATCGACTAGTGGTGGATATGACGCTTCCGGAGGGGAAGATAGTGACCAAGTACCCACAAGAATTCTTCACAGATCCAGCAACTGGAGTAGCCATCTGTTTGGCACCGAACAAGATAGAACCGCCAAGAAATTCATGCCACCATCTTCATCCACAATGTCATACCATAGAAAGGTTTGA